The segment GGCACGTCTGCTGGACATGCAAGACGTGCTGCAACGGCTGGCGTTTGATAACATTTGCAAGGTGGCATTCGGGGTTGAGACCGGCTTCTTGGACGCCTCTTTTCCTGCCTCTGAACTTGCCCAGGCCTTCGATTTGGCCACCACGCTTAGCTCGCTCAGAAACACCGAGCCCATCTCTGTCATATGGAAGCTCAAGCGCTTGCTCAATGTCGGCTCCGAGCGCCGCCTCTCCGACGCCGTCAGGGTCGTGCATGGCTTCGCCCTCGACGTCGTGCGTAGTCGCATGCAAGAAAGCGGCGCCGACGAAAAAATCAAGTTTTCCAACCAGAACCAGAACCAGGACCTGCTGTCGAGATTCATGGAGGCGGTCGATTGCCGCGGGGGAAATGATGGATCGGAGAAATTTCTCCGGGACATAATCGTGAGTTTTATCTTGGCCGGACGGGACACGACTTCGTCGGCGCTCTCCTGGTTCTTCTGGCTGATTTCCTCACACCGGTCTGTCGAAGACGCCATTTACAACGAAATCATGGCGACCGGCGGTTCCGGTTCCGGTTCGGGAACTTTCAGTTATGAGGATCTGAAGAACATGAAATACCTGCACGCCGCAATTTGCGAGTCGATGAGACTGTACCCGCCGGTTCCAATTAATTCGAGACACGCACTGCACGACGACAAGCTACCCGACGGCACGATGGTCGGTAAGGGCACGCGGGTGACGTATCATTCCTACGCCATGGGGCGGATGCCCGCCATTTGGGGGCCCGATTGTCTGCAATTCAAGCCCGAGAGATGGCTGGATGACGGCGGGTGCTTCGTTCCTCAGGGGCAGTTCAAGTACCCGGTCTTTCATGGCGGCATGCGGGTCTGTTTGGGGAAGGAAATGGCGTTTATTCAGATGAAATATGTCGCTGCCTCTGTTATCCGCCGGTTCAGAGTTCGACCCGTGGGTTGTGGGATTTCTCCGCGGCTCGTTCATTCCCTCACTTCCCGAATGGCTGGTGGTTTCCCCGTCTCTATCATGCCtaggaatcatcatcatcatccatcttCAACTTCAACTCCAGAATCTTGTTGATAGGCTGCGGTTAATCTCCACATAAAATGGCACTTAAAAAAATATTTCAGATCTGTAAATCACAGTGTTTTTACGTCTAACTattgaaaattttgcaaaaatctattctattttgcaaattttagaaaCTGTACCTAATGCTGTTTTGTATAGAGATTAGCTTGCCATGCTGTTTTGTGTAGAGATAAGCCGATCTGTTCCCATACACGTTTTGGTGTTATGGAAAGCACAGTTGTAATACTAGTAAATACAGTTGTAATGGTAGTGGTGTAAAACCAGAGGATCTGGAGCAGAGCGTGACTGGTGTGTGGGCCATTTGTCCTTCCCAGCCATTCTTTTCTCTTTATAATGTCAAGTGGACCATGTGATATGACTTCCAGTTTTCTTTGACCTTGGAAATACGGAACTTATTTCCAAGTTTGACAACTCTGTACAGCAATATCAGATGTCCCCCGTTCACTGTCATTGACCCGTCTCGTAGGGGAGAATGGGGGGaacatttaatatatttttcttaTACACGTTCTTCACACAGCTTTTACCCAAGAATTGGACAACAAATCGTTATACTTCTACTCAAAGAAAATCTCATCCTGTGAGAAAATCTTTAGCCGGTTATATGTGCCCAACTGATATGCTATTTTTAAATGGTACTCAATTTCAACCAAGTTTCTAAGATTTTCATTCGTAATTTATAGTAAAATATATGATTAATTTACTGTTTATTTAGTAGGAAATATTTATGATTCTTGGTTATGGTGAGTAGTAAGTGGCTGACATAGATGGTTTGAGTGTATACCCAACTAATCTGTTAGAGGAGTAGATATATTGCTCTGATGGTGAATTTTTAATGATATTCAATTTCAATTAAGTTTTTTGGGATTCAGTCTTGAGagatatattcatatttatatataaattatatgatTAATTTACAGTCTATTGTTGtttagttgaaaatatttatgATACTTGATAATGGCTAGATGTAGTAAGTGGCTGACATTGATGGTTTGAGGGGATGGAtctaaaattaatatattttattacgAATTGTTGTGAATTCGAACTAAATGGTAActtgaatttttttaaatatattcaactttttttatcgataaaagttTAAAGTTGTCAAGTAGAGAATTGGCTTGATTAACAAGAGTTATGAGAGCTATGTGTGGTAGGCATGATGCAATGAAATCCAATCAAGCAACAGACTTGGCTCAACTAACAAGAGCTATGAGAGCTTTGTGTAGTAGGTAGGAGGTCACGAGATACAATCCCCCCCTTTCCCACATGGTATTGAAGGGTCTGTCTACCAATGTCATGGTGTTGCTCCAACATCATAGGTCACATTAATTTATAGTCTATAGTTGTTTGGTTGGAAATGACTCTTGTTCGTGATGAATAATAAGAAAGTGACCATCATACACGGTTAGTAGGGATGAATCTAAACTTAATCTTTTTTAATGATATGCATATTGAATCATTGTTAATGTTATTTTTCAAATGGTAAATTGATTTAAGTTATTTTTTGGTATACATGGTTAATTTATAGCATACATTGCACAACAATTGATTCAAATTATTTATGATTCATGGTGATAGTGGGTTAGAAATATTTATGATTCTGAAGGACAAATTGTTGAAGGTgaacttttaaatggtaattttatttttgttgataAATTGAGTTTTCAAATTTATTGTTTGGAATTCAATCATCATTGACGTATTAATATTTATAGACAAAATACATGGCTAATTTTACAATCTACAATTGTTCTGAAGGACAAATTGTTGAAAGTgaacttttaaatggtaattttatttttgttgataAATTGAGTTTTCAAATTTATTGTTTGGAATTCAATCATCAATGACCTATTAATATTTATAGACAAAATACATGGTTAATTTACAGTCTACAATTGATATTTATAAACAAAATGCATGGTTAATTTACAGTCTACAATTGTTCTGAAGGACAAATTGTTGAAAGTgaacttttaaatggtaattttatttttgttgataAATTGAGTTTTCAAATTTATTGTTTGGAATTCAATCATCAATGACCTATTAATATTTATAGACAAAATACATGGTTAATTTAAGTATACAATTGTTTGGTTGAAAATATTTATGATTCTTGGTGATGGTCTACATTAATTGTGACAAATGATCTATGGGGAtgaatataaaataattcattttaatAATAACCATATCAAATTGTTGTTAAGATGAAGTTTTAAATggtaatttgatttttttaaaattcaattatTCTATTTTTGTTGATCAATTAAGTTTACTTATTATCTAATATCTGGTCACCAACAATGTATACATGATTAATTTACAACCCAAGTTACATAATGATTGGTCAAAAATATTTATGATTCTTGGTGATGGTAAACCTCTTGTGTCCACAAATGATTTGAGTCAACCAATCTAGGATCACATTTATAGGCAAACTACATGATTAATTTATAGCCTACAATTGTTTAGTTACAAATTTTACGATTCTTGATAATGGCAAGCCATGAAACCATATCAAATTGCTCTGAAGGCGAACATTTAGATAAATTTTACTTTGGTAGATTATCTTTTTGAAAAAATCATTGTTTTATATTCATTCATCAACGATGTATACATAATTAATTTACGCTCTACTTTGCACAACAATTGATTGGAAATATTATGATTCTTGATGATAATAAGCCATGAAAATATTATGTTTCTTGATGATGGCAAGCCACAATAAATctaaaaatgataggattgaacaACCTAGAATCAATCTATTCTAATAGTAATTATATCTATCAAATTTGACTTTTATAACAAATAAGTACAGAGGAACGTACAGTCATGAAAGCTTGGGTTCTCCCCTCTAATGGCGGCGAGCATCTGTGAAGAACAATCTATTGCAGGAAGGGCAAGTTGTGAGCAGTTGAGAGAGATGGAATAATTTAGTATAATTGAGAAACGACAAACTCACTTGGTAATGCATCAAATTGAAGGATTCGGCCACTAGAATTATGTGACGTGTAGAATTGTAAGAGGAATTGGAGAATTTTTTTACTAAAAGTaggaaatgatgacatgacaaGCATTCCAGTCTCCTTCAGTCGCCCATCCTGGGGTAGGCTTTTAATAAGAGTTCAACCAGAAGCATCATTGAATGTTTGTAGTGGGTTATGGAGTAAGCTTCGTTGAATTTTGTGTGATCAATCATGAGCATTTCCCTAATGGCATGCATCACAGGGGCATAGTTATATGAGTTGTGGAATTTTTTATTTCTATGGTGAAATTTGTACATTCATGTCTATATTGTGTTTgttttgatggagcatttattataattatattaatatgtagtggattatattggtaagtttgatttATTTCATGATTCTTGTTTATCTTTAATTATATATTTGACATTATTTTAAGTCTATTTGTATCAATATATCTATTTCATTGTCAGATTAGACTTTCATGCTTCTATCAATATTAAAATTGTACATGCCTAACTAGACATAATTCTATCCCATTCTAGTGTTGATTAAATAAAACTAatcatttaattaatcttattgaTTGTTCGGAAGATTACTTATATAATCCACTTGCTTAAGTCAATGCATAATTATTTTAAGTAATCACTTATCAAATCCCATATCCACATGTGACTTTCACACCTATGTGAAAGATCTCACTTATCAAGTCCCACATCCCCATGTGATTTGAAGACACATATACAAGATTAATCACATGTAAAAAAATGTATCCccattgtctttctcaagcatgtAAGGCCTTTTATGTCTATCATTTGATCAAATTAAGATAATTCTAGCCATTCAAATCTCATTGATCTATGTCCTAGATCCAAATGCTCTAATCACAACATGCCACTTAGAAGCTTTTACTTCCTCCAAATCCCTCAAACATCCTCAATCATTGACTTGTTTGATCGATAATCCTCTCGATCTATAAATCAAATTACACTTGAAAACCATCCTTGATAAGATTAGGGAATGCAAAGTCATGTTGCTAGTTTACAGAGCAACCCACATATCAATCATGCATGTTGAGAACAACCTCACAAGTTCTTATGTGTGCAACAAGAGGTTTTAGAAGATATTTTGAAAGGATTACCAAGTTAGGCACTCAACCTTTTATGATCAATCAAAGTGCATTAGGACATGTAAGGTATAAGGTTCAGTTTATTACCTTtgtttatctatttttatcatatttCCTCTTTTTACATTCTGGCATTCTCAATGGGACCCCGCATCCCACattaatcatttttttaattttttctgtgGAGTTTAAAGTCACATATTGTAATTTGAAAATTTCACCCTTTGTTCGGCACCTCCGCCAACATACAATTATACCATTTTCCCCATCATAATGTGTCCTCCTTGTGACTTGAGACTAACTAAACTTGATAATGATCATTCCATTTTTTCTTCGTTTGTCATTAATAATACCTTTTCACCCTTTGTGAAAGGACTTTTAATTTTCTAAGTAATTTGTGCTATTTTCTAATTATTTTGGTGTAGACTAActcatttattatatatatttctttCCTTGTCCCATATTTTAGCTTGATGCATCTattatttgcatcattgcatctATTTTTCCAAGCCATGTCCATCAAATAAATCAACATGTCAGCCTCCAATTGATGCATCCATTTTTTTATGATACCTACATGTTTTAATTTGAATTCTTTTGTCCCAAAGATAAATGACTCATTTCTATCAATTTCAATATTTCatttctcaattttttattttttatattccatTTACTCGCTAACTTGTTGTTTCAATACTAATAATTCTCtttcttttggtttttgtgattttttaagaTATTTCACTAACTTCTAATGTTTTGTTGCACAAGTATGTAGTTTGACACCTATActttctatttttcacccatacCATGAATTGACATATTTGATCTATATCTCATTGCAACTACAGCTAAAAGATAGGTAAATGACAAACCCTCTTTCCACAACATCCATTTTCCCACACCATATTTACTCTATGATATGATGCATGTAcccatttatcaaatcatatttgCTTTGTGTGCAATTGATAATTTTATTTGGGATTAATCATATAATTAATCATTTTTTAGATCTCAAACCTCATTTTTTGCAACTAAATCATTATCAAAGACCCTCTTGTGAACTACGaatatcttttgttgtagatttattTTCCAAGGTCTCATCATTTTGATTGAACTTAATTGTATATCAAATTTTTCAAaggtaaatatataattatttttcatGCTTCTGACATGACATAAAGTGATGTTTGAGATTCAaatgattttattttcattttctttagtAAGCCTACCTTAGATTTCATCAATGAGGGGATTCATCAAATTCCTCAAATTCTAGCAAGGTATACAAATTTGGGAGAGAATTGAAAGACTCTTATTGAGAGGACGCTTGTAATTATGACAAATCTTAAAAGAACTTTATATCTGGCAAAGAAAAATAGGAGATGGGTTATCCTCTTATGGTAGGAATGAGGCCATTAGAAATATTTGTTTGATCATAGACTCAAGGTTTATGTATCTTCAACTATATCAAGGATATCAACTACCAAAATTGTGTATCCTCGATAAGAACCATAAGATGTGTTTGATTATAATGTATTTATACGCAAAATACATCAAGATGTTGATCATCGTGTACCTCTAGAGTGTGTAGGTTGTGTATGCTCTCCCCTTGTGCCATAAATAAATCTTGGGTGATTAAAAATGGTTAGTATCCTAGCATAATCTCTACACATCATAACTAGATAAGGCATAAATGTTAGTTTACAATCATCCACATACCTACTTGAATAAAGCTAGGTTGTTCCTATACTTGGTATATTTTCCTATTAAAACCCATGAAACCATTTACAAATCATCCATTAAATCTAAAACCATCAAACCTTTTCTCTAACAATAATCCAAAATTATGCTCCAATCTTTGCATTCATAtccaaaataaattaaatcaagtTATAAACTAAAGGTCAACACTCTTTTATCAATAT is part of the Cryptomeria japonica chromosome 10, Sugi_1.0, whole genome shotgun sequence genome and harbors:
- the LOC131030862 gene encoding cytochrome P450 94B3 encodes the protein MEIGLFAGFYLLMVFFLCVLMFLHGEWGFCCSRKRRRVVHGPRSYPFVGSLFSFWKNAPRQMDWYTEMMARSPTQTIVVERLGGVKTVVTASPANVEHIARTQFENYPKGEPFTAILHDLLGRGIFNADGDSWKLQRKIASYEFNTRSLRNFVVDVVGDATSRLIDIMDGYAMQERPAAAAARLLDMQDVLQRLAFDNICKVAFGVETGFLDASFPASELAQAFDLATTLSSLRNTEPISVIWKLKRLLNVGSERRLSDAVRVVHGFALDVVRSRMQESGADEKIKFSNQNQNQDLLSRFMEAVDCRGGNDGSEKFLRDIIVSFILAGRDTTSSALSWFFWLISSHRSVEDAIYNEIMATGGSGSGSGTFSYEDLKNMKYLHAAICESMRLYPPVPINSRHALHDDKLPDGTMVGKGTRVTYHSYAMGRMPAIWGPDCLQFKPERWLDDGGCFVPQGQFKYPVFHGGMRVCLGKEMAFIQMKYVAASVIRRFRVRPVGCGISPRLVHSLTSRMAGGFPVSIMPRNHHHHPSSTSTPESC